A genomic stretch from Streptomyces sp. QL37 includes:
- a CDS encoding ABC transporter substrate-binding protein: protein MSTKKNVLYGTASAAALALTLTACGGSGGSSASGGTWDKDAVVNIGSLYEPQNLDNTAGGGQGVTEALNGNVYEGLFGLADDGKVDKLLAQDYETSADGLTYTFTLRDGVKFHSGKELTSQDVKYSLEKVLADDSQSARKSNLEVVKDIATPDARTVKITLSKKSISFVYNLSYVWIINSQAKELKTTEDGTGPYTLNKWTRGSALSLNRFAGYWGDAAANKQVVFHYYKDATALNNALLTNAVDVVTSEQSPDALEQFKSNGNYKVNDGDSTTKLLLAFNDKAKPFTDVKVRQAVSAAIDDKKLLESVWGGYGKQIGSMVPPTDPWYEDLTDVDAHDVTKAKKLLTEAGYAKGFSFTLDTPNYDPHPTAATFIKSQLAKVGITVKINTITPDEWYTKVYKNHDFTATLQEHVNDRDLVWYGNPDFYWGYDNPQVSKWVEQAEEASSTAEQTELLKEVNRKTAEDAASDWLYLYPQIVVANNKLSGYPLNGLNSQFFAYDIKKTG from the coding sequence ATGAGCACCAAGAAGAACGTCCTGTACGGCACCGCCTCCGCCGCCGCCCTCGCCCTGACCCTGACCGCATGCGGCGGCTCCGGCGGTTCCAGCGCCTCGGGCGGCACCTGGGACAAGGACGCGGTCGTCAACATCGGCTCCCTCTACGAGCCGCAGAACCTCGACAACACCGCCGGTGGCGGCCAGGGTGTCACCGAGGCGCTCAACGGCAACGTCTACGAGGGCCTGTTCGGACTCGCCGACGACGGCAAGGTCGACAAGCTCCTCGCCCAGGACTACGAGACCAGCGCCGACGGCCTCACCTACACGTTCACCCTCCGCGACGGTGTGAAGTTCCACAGCGGCAAGGAACTCACCAGCCAGGACGTCAAGTACAGCCTGGAGAAGGTGCTCGCGGACGACTCCCAGTCCGCCCGCAAGAGCAATCTCGAGGTCGTCAAGGACATCGCCACCCCGGACGCGCGGACCGTGAAGATCACGCTGTCCAAGAAGTCGATCTCCTTCGTCTACAACCTCTCCTACGTCTGGATCATCAACTCCCAGGCGAAGGAACTGAAGACGACCGAGGACGGCACCGGCCCGTACACCCTGAACAAGTGGACCCGCGGCTCCGCGCTGAGCCTGAACCGCTTCGCCGGTTACTGGGGCGACGCCGCCGCCAACAAGCAGGTCGTCTTCCACTACTACAAGGACGCCACGGCGCTGAACAACGCGCTGCTGACGAACGCAGTCGACGTGGTCACGAGCGAGCAGTCGCCCGACGCCCTGGAGCAGTTCAAGAGCAACGGCAACTACAAGGTGAACGACGGCGACTCCACCACCAAGCTGCTGCTGGCGTTCAACGACAAGGCCAAGCCCTTCACCGATGTCAAGGTGCGCCAGGCCGTTTCCGCCGCCATCGACGACAAGAAGCTCCTGGAGTCCGTCTGGGGCGGCTACGGCAAGCAGATCGGCTCGATGGTGCCGCCCACCGACCCCTGGTACGAGGACCTCACCGACGTCGACGCCCACGACGTGACGAAGGCCAAGAAGCTGCTCACCGAGGCCGGTTACGCCAAGGGCTTCAGCTTCACCCTCGACACCCCCAACTACGACCCGCACCCGACGGCGGCGACCTTCATCAAGTCCCAGCTCGCCAAGGTCGGCATCACCGTCAAGATCAACACGATCACTCCGGACGAGTGGTACACGAAGGTCTACAAGAACCACGACTTCACGGCCACGCTCCAGGAGCACGTCAACGACCGGGACCTGGTCTGGTACGGCAACCCCGACTTCTACTGGGGCTACGACAACCCGCAGGTCAGCAAGTGGGTGGAGCAGGCCGAGGAGGCTTCCAGCACCGCCGAGCAGACCGAACTGCTCAAGGAGGTCAACCGGAAGACCGCCGAGGACGCCGCCAGCGACTGGCTGTACCTCTACCCCCAGATCGTCGTCGCGAACAACAAGCTCTCCGGCTACCCGCTCAACGGCCTGAACTCCCAGTTCTTCGCCTACGACATCAAGAAGACGGGCTGA
- a CDS encoding ABC transporter permease, translating into MARYLLRRLAFLAVSLALASVVLFVLLRMLPGDPANALTAVGASPEQIAAARHSIGSDRPLPEQFTHWIGQLASGDLGTSFVSSLPVGPEVTARLDVTVPLTLAAFVLAVLVAVPAGFVAAYKRHSWYGALLSGVSQLGIAIPVFWLGMILIAVFALNAGWLPSGGFPQDGWADPAEAFRALVLPVVTIALVMSASLIRYVRSATLDVLGSDYLRTARALGSSFGRAMWRHGLRNGAVPVISVLGIELASTLLGAVVVESVYALPGLGSLLATGIAQHDYPVIQGVLFVSTLAVLVIGFVADLVQRIIDPRLRGRLSGGAR; encoded by the coding sequence ATGGCGCGCTATCTGCTGCGCCGGCTCGCCTTCCTCGCCGTATCGCTGGCCCTGGCGAGCGTGGTGCTGTTCGTGCTGCTGCGCATGCTGCCCGGCGACCCGGCCAACGCGCTCACCGCGGTGGGCGCCAGCCCCGAGCAGATAGCCGCGGCCCGCCACTCCATCGGTTCCGACCGCCCGCTGCCCGAACAGTTCACCCACTGGATCGGGCAGCTGGCGAGCGGTGACCTCGGCACCTCGTTCGTCAGCTCGCTCCCGGTGGGACCCGAGGTCACCGCCCGGCTGGACGTCACCGTGCCGCTCACCCTGGCCGCGTTCGTCCTCGCCGTCCTGGTCGCCGTACCCGCGGGGTTCGTGGCCGCGTACAAGCGGCACAGCTGGTACGGCGCGCTGCTCAGCGGCGTTTCCCAACTGGGCATCGCGATACCCGTGTTCTGGCTGGGCATGATTCTCATCGCGGTGTTCGCGCTGAACGCGGGCTGGCTGCCCTCCGGCGGGTTCCCGCAGGACGGCTGGGCCGACCCCGCCGAGGCGTTCCGCGCCCTCGTCCTGCCGGTCGTGACCATCGCCCTGGTGATGAGCGCGTCCCTGATCCGCTACGTCCGCTCGGCCACCCTCGACGTCCTCGGCAGCGACTACCTGCGGACAGCGCGTGCCCTCGGCTCGTCCTTCGGCCGGGCCATGTGGCGGCACGGTCTGCGCAACGGCGCCGTGCCGGTGATCTCCGTCCTCGGCATCGAACTCGCCTCGACGCTGCTCGGCGCCGTCGTCGTGGAGTCGGTGTACGCGCTGCCGGGCCTCGGCTCACTGCTCGCCACCGGCATCGCGCAGCACGACTACCCGGTCATCCAGGGCGTGCTGTTCGTATCCACCCTCGCGGTGCTGGTGATCGGCTTCGTGGCCGACCTGGTCCAGCGCATCATCGACCCGCGGCTGCGCGGCCGGCTCTCGGGAGGTGCCCGATGA
- a CDS encoding ABC transporter permease → MTGTDLLTPTKPSTKRRSRRSATLAVGCVLAGLIALLALVSFFWLPYDAEDTSGGRLAGPGGGHLLGTDKLGRDLFTQVMTGSRIAVEAGLGSVTIAAVIGVTLGVLAAFAQGWIDDTLSAFLDILIAFPTLLLAMLIVAARSATLGSAVLAIGLAQSAVVARLVRILVKRVLAQDYITAARTSGTSWPRTVRSHVLPNIWPTLVVNLALQFGLAVLAEAGLSYLGLGAPPPNASWGRMLQEAQATFTTAPAGALAPGILLVLLVIGVNLVADGLRDTLDPATRRRRT, encoded by the coding sequence ATGACCGGCACGGACCTGCTCACCCCCACGAAGCCCTCCACGAAGCGGCGCTCACGGCGCTCCGCCACCCTCGCCGTCGGGTGCGTACTGGCCGGTCTGATCGCCCTGCTGGCCTTGGTGTCGTTCTTCTGGCTGCCCTACGACGCCGAGGACACCTCGGGCGGACGGCTCGCCGGGCCCGGCGGCGGTCACCTTCTCGGTACCGACAAGCTCGGGCGCGACCTGTTCACCCAGGTGATGACCGGCTCCCGCATCGCCGTCGAGGCAGGGCTCGGCTCGGTGACCATCGCCGCCGTCATCGGGGTCACCCTGGGCGTGCTCGCGGCGTTCGCACAGGGCTGGATCGACGACACGCTCTCGGCGTTCCTCGACATCCTCATCGCCTTCCCGACGCTGCTGCTGGCAATGCTCATCGTCGCCGCACGATCGGCGACGCTCGGCTCGGCGGTCCTGGCGATCGGCCTGGCGCAGAGCGCGGTCGTGGCGCGGCTGGTGCGCATCCTGGTCAAGCGGGTCCTGGCCCAGGACTACATCACCGCGGCCCGTACCTCCGGCACCTCCTGGCCGCGTACGGTCCGCTCCCACGTCCTGCCCAACATCTGGCCCACCCTCGTGGTCAACCTCGCCCTGCAGTTCGGCCTCGCCGTGCTCGCCGAGGCCGGGCTCTCCTACCTCGGACTCGGAGCGCCGCCGCCCAACGCGTCCTGGGGCCGCATGCTCCAGGAGGCCCAGGCCACCTTCACCACGGCGCCGGCCGGCGCGCTCGCGCCCGGCATCCTGCTCGTACTGCTCGTCATCGGTGTGAACCTCGTCGCCGACGGCCTGCGTGACACCCTCGACCCGGCCACCCGGCGGAGGCGCACGTGA
- a CDS encoding ABC transporter ATP-binding protein, translated as MTLLDVRGLTVHAPDGRTLVDDLSFAVAGGERLGLIGESGSGKSLTTLAVLGLLPDGMTSAGSVELAGTQTVGAAEKRLTAVRGRDAAVVFQEPLTALDPLMRLGRQIAEPLARRTGLKGKQLRGAVHDALEQVRLPEPDRIARAFAHEISGGQRQRVALAMALVCEPKLLIADEPTTALDVSVQAEMLELIDGLVREREMAVLFVSHDLAVVARVTDRVLVMKDGRAVEQGAVHDIVRAPREEYTRALVASARKLESALDLRSPR; from the coding sequence GTGACTCTCCTCGACGTACGCGGACTGACCGTCCACGCCCCCGACGGGCGGACCCTGGTCGACGACCTGTCCTTCGCGGTGGCCGGCGGTGAACGGCTCGGCCTCATCGGCGAATCCGGCTCCGGCAAGTCCCTGACCACGCTCGCGGTGCTCGGTCTGCTGCCCGACGGCATGACCTCGGCCGGCAGCGTGGAGCTGGCCGGGACGCAGACCGTGGGCGCCGCCGAGAAGCGGCTCACCGCCGTACGCGGGCGGGACGCGGCCGTGGTCTTCCAGGAGCCGCTGACCGCACTGGACCCGCTGATGCGGCTCGGCCGCCAGATCGCCGAGCCGCTCGCCCGCCGCACAGGCCTCAAGGGCAAGCAGCTTCGCGGGGCCGTGCACGACGCCCTCGAACAGGTACGGCTGCCCGAACCCGACCGCATCGCCCGCGCCTTCGCACACGAGATCTCCGGCGGCCAGCGCCAGCGCGTCGCCCTGGCGATGGCGCTGGTCTGCGAGCCGAAGCTGCTCATCGCCGACGAGCCCACCACCGCTCTGGACGTGTCCGTGCAGGCGGAGATGCTGGAGCTGATCGACGGCCTGGTGCGTGAACGGGAGATGGCCGTGCTGTTCGTCAGCCACGACCTCGCCGTCGTGGCCAGGGTCACCGACCGGGTGCTGGTCATGAAGGACGGCCGGGCCGTCGAGCAGGGAGCGGTCCACGACATCGTGCGCGCGCCACGCGAGGAGTACACCAGGGCTCTGGTCGCCAGTGCCCGCAAGCTGGAGTCCGCCCTGGACCTGAGGAGCCCGCGATGA
- a CDS encoding ABC transporter ATP-binding protein: protein MTPVLELKDAAVRYRGASADVVRDVSLAVEAGESLALVGESGAGKTTLLRLLLGLARPTAGTVRFDGAGLNPRDREQVRRFRRSVQCVFQDPYSSLDPSRKVGAIVAEPLRSLGLATRAAAAPQVAAALERVGLQADAVDRYPHEFSGGQRQRIAIARATVCDPRVLLADEPVSALDVTTRVKVVDLLAELKEERGLTLVMVSHDLSVVASLCERTAVLERGRVVEQGATSQVLGEPAHSYTRRLIESVPRLPTG, encoded by the coding sequence ATGACACCGGTGCTGGAGTTGAAGGACGCCGCGGTGCGCTACCGGGGGGCCTCCGCCGACGTGGTGCGGGACGTGTCCCTCGCCGTCGAGGCGGGCGAGAGCCTCGCGCTGGTCGGCGAGTCCGGCGCGGGCAAGACCACGCTGCTGCGCCTGTTGCTGGGTCTGGCCCGCCCCACGGCCGGCACGGTCCGGTTCGACGGGGCCGGCCTGAACCCGCGCGACCGCGAGCAGGTGCGCCGCTTCCGGCGCAGCGTGCAGTGCGTCTTCCAGGATCCGTACTCCTCCCTCGACCCCAGCCGGAAGGTCGGCGCGATCGTCGCGGAACCGCTGCGCTCCCTCGGGCTCGCCACCCGCGCCGCGGCGGCGCCCCAGGTGGCCGCGGCGCTGGAGCGCGTAGGCCTCCAGGCGGATGCCGTGGACCGCTACCCGCACGAGTTCTCCGGCGGCCAGCGCCAGCGCATCGCCATCGCCCGGGCCACGGTCTGCGACCCACGCGTCCTCCTGGCCGACGAACCGGTCAGCGCGCTGGACGTCACCACCCGCGTGAAGGTCGTCGACCTGCTGGCCGAACTGAAGGAGGAGCGGGGGCTGACGCTGGTGATGGTCTCCCACGACCTGTCGGTCGTGGCCTCCCTGTGCGAGCGCACGGCCGTGCTGGAGCGCGGCCGGGTCGTCGAGCAGGGAGCCACCTCCCAGGTGCTCGGCGAACCCGCGCACTCCTACACCCGCCGGCTGATCGAGAGCGTGCCGCGGCTGCCGACGGGGTGA
- a CDS encoding PmoA family protein — MTLSLTHAHGDRITVAHEGTGTELFAYVYRPEAPWEAPKPYLHPVRTLSGGLVTDYRPNDHRWHKGLQLTASHLSGQNLWGGNTYVHGEGYLALPERVGSMAHVAFGEVSAAGDRAVIAERLTWHPHGGELWAEEERRIEVCDVDAEAGSWTLSWTSSVTNRREEPLRFGSPTTHGRPAAGYTGLFWRGPRAFRDGKVFTADSDGEDLMGSQAPWLAYVGEHDGRDGHATVVFEHAPTNDHAGDQGTHPAHWFVRSAPFAAVAPSWAFHEELVLAPGDTLDRTYRVLVADGAWDREQVAAHLKARTW; from the coding sequence ATGACGCTCTCGCTGACCCACGCCCACGGTGACCGGATCACTGTCGCCCACGAGGGGACCGGCACGGAGCTGTTCGCCTACGTGTACCGTCCCGAGGCTCCATGGGAGGCGCCCAAGCCCTACCTGCACCCCGTCAGGACCCTCTCCGGCGGGCTCGTCACGGACTACCGGCCCAACGACCACCGCTGGCACAAGGGGCTGCAGCTGACGGCCTCCCACCTGTCGGGCCAGAACCTGTGGGGCGGCAACACCTACGTGCACGGTGAGGGGTACCTCGCACTGCCGGAGAGGGTCGGCTCGATGGCCCACGTGGCCTTCGGCGAGGTCTCCGCGGCCGGTGACCGGGCCGTCATCGCCGAGCGGCTGACCTGGCACCCGCACGGCGGCGAGCTGTGGGCCGAGGAGGAGCGCCGCATCGAGGTGTGCGACGTCGACGCGGAGGCCGGCAGCTGGACGCTCAGCTGGACCTCGTCGGTCACCAACCGGCGTGAGGAGCCGCTGCGTTTCGGCAGCCCCACCACTCACGGCAGGCCCGCCGCCGGATACACCGGACTCTTCTGGCGCGGCCCCCGCGCCTTCCGCGACGGCAAGGTCTTCACCGCCGATTCGGACGGCGAGGACCTGATGGGCAGCCAGGCGCCCTGGCTGGCATACGTCGGCGAGCACGACGGCCGTGACGGCCATGCCACGGTCGTCTTCGAGCACGCCCCCACCAACGACCACGCGGGCGACCAGGGGACCCACCCGGCTCACTGGTTCGTGCGCAGCGCCCCGTTCGCCGCGGTCGCCCCGTCCTGGGCGTTCCACGAGGAGCTTGTCCTCGCCCCCGGCGACACGCTCGACCGGACCTACCGCGTGCTCGTGGCCGACGGCGCCTGGGACCGCGAACAGGTCGCCGCACACCTGAAGGCGCGGACGTGGTGA
- a CDS encoding cupin domain-containing protein, whose amino-acid sequence MVSATYDGFPAAVGVSRLSVYDWPTVEGLPGGGTPHLHLTCSEGYVVTAGRGSVQTLTTSGYQETPLEAGSVAWFTPGTIHRLVNEGGLEIVVVMQNSGLPEAGDAVLTLPQDRLTDPDTYAEAVRIPADVSDAEQADAARARRDLATRRFLELREATENGDPEPLAAFQRAAAELVRPRLDGWEQRWRDGAHAASSATEAQLGALRDGDGRHLADARVTSTGPTARGRFGMCGRLDVYPGI is encoded by the coding sequence GTGGTGAGCGCGACGTACGACGGGTTCCCGGCCGCGGTCGGGGTCTCGCGACTGAGCGTCTACGACTGGCCCACCGTCGAGGGCCTGCCCGGGGGCGGCACCCCGCATCTGCACCTCACCTGCAGCGAGGGTTACGTGGTCACCGCAGGCCGCGGCTCCGTGCAGACGCTCACCACCTCCGGCTACCAGGAAACGCCCCTGGAGGCGGGCTCCGTGGCCTGGTTCACGCCCGGCACGATTCACCGCCTGGTGAACGAGGGCGGTCTGGAGATCGTCGTGGTGATGCAGAACAGCGGCCTGCCGGAAGCGGGGGACGCGGTCCTCACGCTGCCGCAGGACCGCCTCACCGACCCCGACACCTATGCCGAGGCCGTCCGTATCCCGGCCGACGTCTCCGATGCCGAGCAGGCGGACGCCGCCCGCGCCCGCCGCGATCTGGCGACCCGCCGCTTCCTGGAGCTGCGCGAGGCCACCGAGAACGGCGACCCGGAACCGCTCGCGGCCTTCCAGCGGGCGGCCGCCGAGCTGGTGCGGCCCCGCCTCGACGGCTGGGAACAGCGCTGGCGGGACGGGGCACATGCCGCCTCCTCGGCCACCGAGGCCCAGCTCGGCGCCCTGCGCGACGGGGACGGGCGGCACCTGGCGGATGCCCGGGTCACCTCGACCGGCCCCACCGCACGCGGGCGCTTCGGCATGTGCGGCCGCCTGGACGTCTACCCGGGCATCTGA
- a CDS encoding MFS transporter, with amino-acid sequence MTSTDHVANGHSRPPGAPPGSSARQLAAASVGNAAEWYDWYAYSFLAVYIADQVFPKSASNSLVPLLATFAVFAVGFFMRPVGGLLMGAVADRHGRRAALTATILLMGAGSLLVALTPTYHSVGVLAPVVLVTARLIQGLSVGGEFAASTTFLVESAGPGRRGLFSSFQYISTTVGQLIASGVAALLVLLLTDDRMNEWGWRVPFLLGALFSLVGLWIRGGAHETRPAEQRAGARPGLFEALRRHPRESFLICGITAGGTIAYYTWTTYLPTYAQVNADFDKGDALVVSTISLAFFALLQPLGGTLSDRIGRKPLLLFFAIGFAALVVPLLDSVTDTFLSLLLVQCAGMVLLTGYTSVAAAVNAEIFPARVRAAGIGFPYSLTVALFGGTAPYVGTWFEDAGHAGGFPWYVAGLCLVSACFYLVLPETAKEPLKG; translated from the coding sequence ATGACGAGTACCGATCATGTCGCGAACGGTCACAGCCGGCCCCCAGGGGCGCCACCAGGCTCGTCGGCCCGCCAGCTGGCCGCCGCCTCCGTCGGCAACGCGGCCGAATGGTACGACTGGTACGCCTACTCGTTCCTCGCCGTCTACATCGCTGACCAGGTCTTTCCGAAAAGCGCGAGCAACTCCCTGGTTCCTCTGCTTGCCACCTTCGCCGTCTTCGCCGTCGGCTTCTTCATGCGGCCCGTCGGCGGCCTGCTCATGGGAGCCGTAGCCGACCGCCATGGCCGGCGTGCTGCCCTCACCGCGACCATCCTGCTGATGGGTGCCGGCAGCCTTCTCGTCGCCCTGACCCCCACCTACCACTCCGTCGGCGTCCTCGCTCCCGTCGTTCTCGTCACCGCACGGCTGATCCAGGGGCTGTCGGTGGGCGGCGAGTTCGCCGCCTCGACGACCTTCCTCGTCGAGTCGGCCGGTCCTGGCAGGCGCGGACTCTTCTCCAGCTTCCAGTACATTTCCACCACCGTCGGCCAGCTCATCGCGTCCGGCGTCGCCGCCCTTCTCGTGCTTCTCCTCACCGACGACCGGATGAACGAGTGGGGCTGGCGCGTTCCCTTCCTGCTCGGCGCGCTCTTCAGCCTCGTCGGCCTCTGGATCCGCGGAGGAGCCCACGAGACCCGCCCCGCGGAACAGCGAGCCGGTGCCCGCCCCGGTCTCTTCGAGGCCCTGCGGCGCCACCCCCGCGAGTCCTTCCTGATCTGCGGCATCACTGCGGGCGGCACCATCGCCTACTACACGTGGACGACCTACCTGCCCACCTACGCCCAGGTGAACGCGGACTTCGACAAAGGGGACGCCCTTGTCGTCAGCACCATCTCCCTCGCCTTCTTCGCGCTGCTCCAGCCCCTGGGCGGCACGCTGTCCGACCGGATCGGCCGCAAGCCGCTCCTGCTCTTCTTCGCGATCGGCTTCGCGGCGCTCGTCGTTCCCCTGCTCGACTCGGTCACCGACACCTTCCTCTCCCTGCTTCTGGTGCAGTGCGCGGGCATGGTCCTGCTCACCGGCTACACCTCTGTGGCGGCGGCTGTGAACGCCGAGATCTTTCCCGCACGCGTACGGGCGGCGGGGATCGGCTTCCCCTACTCGCTGACCGTGGCCCTGTTCGGCGGGACGGCTCCCTATGTCGGCACCTGGTTCGAGGACGCCGGTCACGCCGGAGGGTTTCCCTGGTACGTGGCAGGACTGTGCCTCGTATCCGCCTGCTTCTACCTGGTCCTGCCCGAGACCGCGAAGGAACCGCTGAAGGGCTGA
- a CDS encoding glycoside hydrolase family 127 protein produces the protein MSPSISRRHLLRTAGATAVASAAGALADSSPAGAAVPPRVAGIGVSASPFALGQVRLTESRWLDNQNRTRAYLHFVDTDRLLYNFRANHGLSTGGAAANGGWDAPAFPFRTHVQGHFLTAWAQLYAVTGDTTCRDKALHMVAELARCQANNDAAGFSAGYLSGYPESEFTALEERTLDNGNVPYYTIHKTLTGLLDVWRLIGSVQARDVLLALAGWVDRRTGRLSRGQMQTMLQTEFGGMNTVLTDLYLQSGDARWLTVARRFDHAAVFDPLAAGQDRLDGLHANTQVPKWIGAAREYEATGTTRYRDIATNAWNACVGTHTYAIGGNSQAEHFRAPNAIAAYLKQDTCESCNTFNMLALTRELFTLDPDRAALFDFYEQAWLNQMIGQQDPADSHGHVTYFTPLEPGARRGVGPAWGGGTWSTDYDSFWCCQGTGLEMHTRLMDSVYFHSDTTLVVNLFVPSVLSWPQRGITVTQTTSFPVGDTTTLRISGDATGTWAMRIRIPGWTSGATVAVNGETQEIATTPGSYATVTRSWAAGDTVTVRLPMRVVLRAAADDPSVVAVTYGPTVLSGDYGDRSLGSLPVLDASSVARTGSGSLAFTAVADGSTVGLGPFHDAHGHNYTVYWKRAGSSAAAGSVTSQPGAR, from the coding sequence ATGTCCCCCTCCATCAGCAGACGGCACCTCCTTCGGACGGCCGGGGCCACAGCCGTCGCCTCCGCCGCCGGAGCCCTGGCCGACAGCTCCCCCGCCGGAGCGGCCGTGCCCCCGCGCGTGGCCGGCATCGGGGTGTCCGCCTCCCCCTTCGCCCTCGGTCAGGTCCGTCTGACCGAGAGCCGGTGGCTGGACAACCAGAACCGCACCCGCGCCTACCTCCACTTCGTGGACACCGACCGGCTGCTGTACAACTTCCGCGCCAATCACGGGCTGTCCACGGGAGGAGCGGCTGCCAACGGCGGCTGGGACGCGCCCGCCTTCCCCTTCCGCACCCACGTCCAGGGCCATTTCCTGACGGCCTGGGCGCAGTTGTACGCCGTCACCGGGGACACCACGTGCCGGGACAAGGCGCTCCACATGGTCGCGGAGCTGGCCAGGTGCCAGGCCAACAACGATGCGGCCGGGTTCAGCGCCGGATATCTCTCGGGCTACCCGGAGTCCGAGTTCACCGCCCTCGAGGAGCGGACGCTGGACAACGGCAACGTGCCCTACTACACGATCCACAAGACGCTGACCGGCCTGCTGGACGTGTGGCGGCTCATCGGCAGCGTCCAGGCCCGGGACGTGCTGCTGGCCCTGGCCGGCTGGGTCGACCGACGTACGGGCCGGCTCAGCCGCGGGCAGATGCAGACCATGCTGCAGACCGAGTTCGGCGGCATGAACACCGTGCTCACCGACCTCTATCTCCAGTCCGGCGACGCGCGATGGCTCACCGTCGCCCGTCGCTTCGACCACGCCGCGGTGTTCGACCCGCTGGCCGCCGGCCAGGACCGGCTCGACGGTCTGCACGCCAACACCCAGGTACCGAAGTGGATCGGGGCCGCCCGCGAGTACGAGGCCACGGGGACCACGCGCTACCGGGACATCGCCACCAACGCCTGGAACGCCTGCGTGGGCACTCACACGTACGCGATCGGCGGCAACAGCCAGGCGGAGCACTTCCGCGCCCCGAACGCCATCGCCGCGTACCTGAAGCAGGACACGTGCGAAAGCTGCAACACGTTCAACATGCTCGCCCTCACCCGTGAACTGTTCACTCTCGACCCGGACAGGGCGGCGCTGTTCGACTTCTACGAGCAGGCGTGGCTCAACCAGATGATCGGCCAGCAGGACCCGGCCGACAGCCACGGCCACGTCACCTACTTCACCCCGCTCGAACCGGGAGCCCGGCGTGGTGTGGGACCGGCCTGGGGCGGTGGCACCTGGAGCACCGACTACGACTCCTTCTGGTGCTGCCAGGGCACGGGCCTGGAGATGCACACCAGGCTCATGGACTCCGTCTACTTCCACAGTGACACCACACTGGTCGTGAACCTGTTCGTGCCCTCGGTGCTCAGCTGGCCGCAGCGTGGGATCACCGTCACCCAGACCACGTCGTTCCCGGTCGGCGACACCACCACCCTGCGGATATCCGGCGACGCCACCGGCACCTGGGCGATGCGCATCCGCATCCCGGGCTGGACGTCCGGGGCTACGGTCGCCGTCAACGGCGAGACACAGGAGATCGCCACCACGCCCGGAAGCTATGCGACCGTGACCCGTTCATGGGCAGCCGGCGACACGGTCACCGTCCGCCTGCCCATGCGGGTCGTCCTGAGAGCGGCCGCCGACGACCCGAGCGTGGTGGCGGTCACGTACGGCCCGACCGTGCTCTCCGGTGACTACGGCGACCGCTCACTCGGTTCCCTCCCGGTGCTCGACGCCTCCTCGGTCGCACGGACCGGCAGCGGTTCGCTCGCGTTCACCGCCGTCGCCGACGGCTCCACGGTCGGGCTGGGACCCTTCCACGATGCGCACGGCCACAACTACACCGTCTACTGGAAGAGGGCGGGGAGCTCCGCCGCGGCCGGGTCCGTGACGTCGCAGCCCGGCGCACGCTAG
- a CDS encoding transglycosylase SLT domain-containing protein, whose protein sequence is MAPTARTARTRRFAVSGLCAAGAAAAALTLAPSPAHAAEPASHSAAAPAAAVAAQADAIGEKAGKAADTDNLDDWIRESLKIMDAKGIPGSYEGLHSNIMRESGGDPEASNDWDVNAQNGTPSKGLLQVIQPTFDAYHVSGTPKDLTDPVANITAAANYAADKYGSIDNVDSAY, encoded by the coding sequence CTGGCCCCCACCGCCCGTACCGCCCGGACCCGCAGGTTCGCGGTCTCCGGACTGTGCGCGGCAGGAGCCGCAGCAGCCGCTCTGACCCTCGCCCCGTCCCCCGCGCACGCCGCCGAGCCGGCCTCGCACAGTGCGGCCGCCCCGGCCGCCGCAGTCGCCGCGCAGGCGGACGCCATCGGCGAGAAGGCCGGCAAGGCCGCCGACACGGACAATCTGGACGACTGGATCCGGGAGTCCCTCAAGATCATGGACGCCAAGGGGATCCCGGGCAGCTACGAGGGTCTGCACAGCAACATCATGCGTGAGTCCGGCGGTGACCCCGAAGCGTCCAACGACTGGGACGTCAACGCGCAGAACGGCACGCCCTCCAAGGGCCTGCTGCAGGTCATCCAGCCGACCTTCGACGCCTATCACGTCTCGGGCACCCCGAAGGACCTGACCGACCCGGTCGCCAACATCACCGCGGCCGCCAACTACGCGGCCGACAAGTACGGCTCGATCGACAACGTCGACTCCGCCTACTGA